One window of the Enterobacter huaxiensis genome contains the following:
- a CDS encoding LysR family transcriptional regulator codes for MTTLNLAHLATLRLVLQRGSFSAAADVLGISQPAVSLQIRQLEQFLQTRLVERTGRGIKATAAGQALLEHGERIELAVDEAVRSISEFSQAVSGTVTLGTGATACIHLLPPLLQQLRSDHPLLRVGVTTGNTLDIVRAVEENRLDMGLVTLPASGRALDVMTVMDEEFVFIAAREQQALFNDITPERLHAEPLIAFESGSGTRALIDGWFEASGLSIAPVMQLGSIEAIKRMVRAGLGYSIVPRMAVEDAADREGLCVRSLMPVLQRQLAVVMRQDKILSKGIAGIIRLLQKPSAR; via the coding sequence ATGACAACGCTCAATCTGGCACATCTCGCCACGCTCCGTCTGGTGCTCCAGCGCGGCAGTTTTTCTGCCGCGGCGGATGTGCTGGGCATTTCCCAGCCTGCCGTTAGCCTGCAAATACGTCAGCTGGAGCAGTTTCTGCAAACGCGGCTGGTAGAACGCACCGGGCGCGGTATTAAAGCAACAGCGGCCGGGCAGGCTCTGCTGGAACACGGCGAGCGGATTGAGCTGGCCGTGGACGAGGCCGTGCGATCCATAAGCGAGTTCAGCCAGGCTGTCAGCGGTACGGTTACGCTGGGGACGGGGGCGACGGCCTGTATTCATCTGCTGCCGCCGTTATTACAGCAGCTGCGCAGCGACCATCCGCTGCTCAGAGTGGGCGTAACGACAGGCAATACGCTGGATATCGTTCGTGCCGTTGAGGAAAACCGCCTTGATATGGGGCTGGTGACGCTGCCCGCAAGCGGAAGGGCGCTTGACGTGATGACGGTAATGGATGAGGAGTTTGTGTTTATTGCCGCGCGGGAGCAACAGGCGTTGTTTAACGACATCACACCCGAACGGCTGCACGCGGAACCGCTGATTGCGTTCGAGTCGGGAAGCGGCACCCGGGCCTTGATAGACGGCTGGTTCGAGGCCAGCGGTTTATCTATCGCACCCGTTATGCAGCTCGGCAGTATTGAGGCCATCAAACGCATGGTGCGCGCGGGGCTGGGGTACAGTATCGTGCCGCGAATGGCGGTAGAGGATGCAGCAGACCGGGAGGGGCTGTGCGTCAGGTCGCTGATGCCTGTGCTACAACGGCAGCTGGCAGTGGTGATGCGTCAGGATAAAATCCTTAGCAAAGGCATTGCGGGCATTATTCGGCTGTTACAAAAACCGTCTGCGCGTTAG
- a CDS encoding YfgG family protein has product MSQATRMHKRHRFNTRMTRIILLISFLFFFGRFVYSSIGAWYHHQDKIQSQQSSLSVETPER; this is encoded by the coding sequence GTGAGTCAGGCAACGCGTATGCACAAACGACATCGATTTAACACTCGGATGACCCGCATCATACTGCTCATCAGCTTCCTGTTCTTTTTTGGCCGCTTTGTTTATTCCTCTATCGGTGCCTGGTATCACCACCAGGACAAGATCCAGTCGCAGCAATCCAGCCTGTCGGTCGAAACGCCCGAGCGCTAA